The proteins below come from a single Chitinophaga pinensis DSM 2588 genomic window:
- a CDS encoding CheR family methyltransferase encodes MKKANYIVAIGASAGGLEAIHEFFDNMPEYGNLSFVIIQHLSPDYKSLLVELVSKHTNMKVREVEEDMGIENDCVYVIPNNKEIIVEQGRLRLVQKPAEKAPNTAIDTFLFSLAKDQGRQAICIILSGTGTDGTKGAAAVKKAGGMVMVQDPETAKFDGMPRSVIGSENMDYVLAPEFMPGEIYNYIQDMPVQVFNGKIDEELLAEVFQLVREHSGQDFHHYKPPTITRRIAKRMAQFNIKTLEEYLQLLRSSEEESKALAKDFLIGVTRFFRDKTAFDILKEQVISKLVEEKEEGAILKIWVTACSTGEEAYSLAIMLDQCLQEKNKWLDIKIFATDIDSNAIEFAARGIYPSSVVKEVEPSILKKYFIKEDKKYQIAPRLRKQIVFARHNILKDPPFIKNDLVTCRNMLIYMENVLQRQVLSSLHFALNTGGILFLGPSESASLIRGGLEELSQKWKIYRKTDSSRSPLPDNLYSPLEYIRQNREVRANGNMRMSAEKKSTNLLEDFREVMAEDFGYAAVYIDKAYEIHEALGNYKKFLSLPEKRLNLNLLKMVPGDLSMALNIALRQAWTTEKKSMVKGVKVTTPEGVRVVNIMIKPGTANMQYTMVVFNEDVEKNNVSGDTPDTHAQPADIKEHIMSLEAELGETRTNLQMAIEGLETSNEELQSSNEELLSANEELQSSNEELQSLNEELHTLNTEHQLKIKELVELNDDMDNYFRSTDIGQVFVDGSMRIRKFNQAAIKMINLIPSDVGRPINHISTNIQQDSMVEDIHAVIRSRRIVEKEMVLSNGNMHLMKILPYIRQDKQTDGVVITFVDITMIKELDMLLKGVFNASTNVILAFKPVRNEVGVITDFRLVAANSEGLRFLGKDVASQKHPSMKQTMSSLLDHGLFEKYIQVVDHEAVLHTEFHLESKQQDYWYEMSGVKTQDGNMVITCADVTEKKDAEDRLRRNYNELVQARESLRTLNSDLEYKVLERTRELTMSEERFRLVSKATNDTVWDWNLTNNTVWWSDNFYATYGYQKEGSNNRTFWQDNIHPEDRDRVKNSISRAINTKQSQWTEGYRMRRENGTYAFVLDRGYLLVDEYATPYRMLGSLMDVTNLRQAERQAVVNREEKLFLAESIPLILWTAEPDGNVNFVNEQFIAYTGKSLQELQEQGWGSVIHTDEIKAWKNSLERAVRFKEDFSMEVRICDHEGNFHWFLHRTRAQKDADGKSTALVGTSTDIHEQKLAAEIMEQRIEERTLALKQANEDLESSNAELQQYAFVASHDLKEPLRKIHMFGNMLKDRYQAGMEDKARDYLSRIIGSSARMASLIDDLLRFSRLSQVSFFEQADLKVIINEILSDLEILIQEKNARVTVSPMPVIEAVPGQLRQVFQNLLSNAFKFSRKDIQPVINITATRIKEKKFDSPQETDGPFVCISITDNGIGFDEKYLDKIFVLFQRLHTKDKYEGTGIGLAVTRKIIDKHNGLITAHSREKEGATFTIILPVKQDQRAG; translated from the coding sequence ATGAAGAAAGCGAACTACATAGTAGCTATAGGAGCCTCTGCAGGTGGATTGGAAGCCATCCATGAATTCTTTGATAATATGCCGGAATACGGCAACCTGTCATTTGTTATTATTCAGCACTTGTCTCCCGATTATAAAAGTCTGCTGGTGGAACTGGTTTCCAAGCACACTAATATGAAAGTAAGAGAGGTGGAGGAAGATATGGGAATCGAGAATGACTGTGTATATGTCATTCCCAATAACAAAGAAATTATCGTAGAGCAGGGACGTCTCAGACTGGTACAGAAACCAGCAGAGAAAGCCCCTAATACCGCTATTGATACCTTTCTTTTTTCTCTTGCAAAAGATCAGGGCCGTCAGGCTATCTGTATTATTCTCTCCGGTACGGGTACAGACGGCACCAAAGGTGCTGCTGCTGTGAAAAAAGCTGGTGGAATGGTGATGGTCCAGGACCCGGAGACTGCCAAGTTTGACGGTATGCCCCGCAGTGTGATCGGTTCTGAAAATATGGATTATGTGCTGGCTCCCGAATTTATGCCGGGAGAGATCTATAACTATATCCAGGATATGCCGGTACAGGTCTTTAATGGCAAGATCGATGAAGAGTTACTGGCAGAAGTATTTCAGTTGGTGAGAGAACATAGCGGCCAGGATTTTCATCATTATAAACCGCCTACTATTACCCGCCGTATCGCGAAGCGAATGGCGCAATTCAATATAAAAACACTGGAAGAATACCTGCAATTACTGCGGTCAAGCGAAGAGGAAAGTAAGGCGCTCGCCAAAGATTTCCTCATTGGCGTTACCCGCTTTTTCAGGGATAAAACTGCTTTCGACATATTGAAAGAACAGGTGATCAGTAAACTGGTAGAAGAGAAAGAAGAAGGCGCTATTCTGAAAATATGGGTTACTGCTTGTAGCACCGGAGAAGAGGCATATTCGCTGGCCATAATGCTGGATCAGTGTCTGCAGGAAAAGAATAAATGGTTGGATATAAAGATCTTCGCTACCGATATTGATAGCAATGCGATCGAGTTTGCCGCCAGAGGGATTTATCCTTCTTCAGTAGTGAAGGAAGTAGAGCCTTCCATCCTGAAGAAATACTTCATAAAAGAAGACAAGAAATACCAGATCGCGCCACGCCTGCGTAAGCAGATCGTGTTTGCGCGTCATAATATTTTAAAGGACCCTCCCTTTATCAAAAATGACCTTGTTACCTGTCGCAACATGCTCATTTACATGGAGAATGTGTTGCAAAGACAGGTGCTTTCCTCATTGCATTTCGCGCTGAATACCGGGGGCATACTCTTCCTGGGGCCTAGTGAATCAGCTTCGCTGATACGCGGCGGACTGGAAGAATTAAGCCAGAAGTGGAAGATCTATCGCAAAACAGACAGTTCCCGTTCTCCTTTACCGGATAATCTTTATAGTCCGCTGGAATATATCCGGCAAAACCGTGAAGTACGTGCAAATGGAAATATGCGTATGAGCGCGGAGAAAAAAAGCACCAATCTGCTGGAAGATTTCCGTGAAGTGATGGCAGAAGATTTCGGTTATGCGGCGGTGTATATTGATAAGGCATATGAGATTCATGAAGCGCTGGGGAACTATAAGAAATTTCTTTCTCTGCCGGAGAAGAGATTGAATCTGAACCTGCTGAAGATGGTGCCCGGCGACCTTTCCATGGCGCTCAATATCGCTTTGAGACAGGCCTGGACCACCGAAAAGAAATCGATGGTGAAAGGGGTAAAAGTGACTACGCCGGAAGGTGTACGGGTGGTTAACATCATGATCAAACCTGGTACCGCCAATATGCAGTATACCATGGTGGTGTTCAATGAAGATGTGGAAAAAAACAATGTATCGGGAGATACGCCTGATACGCATGCACAACCGGCAGATATAAAAGAACATATCATGTCGCTGGAGGCAGAATTGGGCGAAACCCGTACCAATCTTCAGATGGCGATAGAGGGATTGGAAACCTCCAATGAGGAATTGCAATCGAGTAATGAGGAATTACTTTCCGCCAATGAGGAGTTGCAATCCAGCAATGAGGAACTGCAATCCCTTAATGAGGAGCTGCATACCCTCAATACAGAGCACCAGCTCAAGATCAAGGAACTGGTAGAACTAAATGATGATATGGATAACTATTTCCGCAGTACGGACATCGGACAGGTGTTCGTAGACGGTAGTATGCGTATCCGTAAGTTCAATCAGGCCGCTATAAAAATGATCAACCTGATCCCTTCTGATGTAGGCCGTCCTATCAATCATATCTCCACCAATATCCAGCAGGATAGTATGGTAGAGGATATTCATGCGGTGATCAGGAGCCGGCGTATCGTGGAAAAAGAGATGGTGCTGAGTAATGGCAATATGCACCTGATGAAGATTCTGCCCTATATCCGGCAGGATAAGCAGACGGATGGTGTGGTGATCACTTTTGTGGATATTACCATGATCAAGGAGCTGGATATGCTGTTGAAAGGCGTATTCAATGCCAGTACGAATGTTATCCTCGCATTCAAACCGGTCAGGAATGAGGTGGGCGTCATTACTGACTTCCGTCTGGTGGCAGCAAACAGTGAAGGGCTGCGTTTCCTGGGTAAAGATGTCGCTTCTCAGAAACATCCTTCCATGAAGCAGACCATGTCGTCTTTGCTGGACCACGGACTGTTTGAGAAATACATACAGGTGGTAGATCATGAGGCGGTGTTGCATACTGAATTCCACCTGGAAAGTAAACAGCAGGATTACTGGTATGAAATGTCGGGTGTAAAAACACAGGATGGCAATATGGTGATCACCTGTGCCGATGTAACTGAAAAGAAAGACGCGGAAGACCGTTTACGCAGAAACTACAATGAACTGGTGCAGGCCAGGGAGAGTCTGCGTACCCTGAACTCCGATCTGGAATATAAAGTGCTGGAAAGAACACGTGAACTCACCATGAGTGAAGAGCGTTTCCGCCTGGTATCCAAAGCAACTAATGACACGGTATGGGACTGGAATCTGACCAACAATACCGTATGGTGGAGTGATAATTTTTACGCTACATACGGTTATCAGAAAGAAGGATCCAATAATCGTACGTTCTGGCAGGATAATATCCATCCGGAGGACCGTGACCGTGTGAAAAACAGTATTTCCCGGGCGATCAATACCAAACAGAGTCAGTGGACGGAAGGCTACAGAATGCGCCGGGAAAACGGTACATATGCTTTTGTACTGGACCGTGGCTACCTGTTGGTAGATGAATATGCTACACCTTACCGTATGCTGGGTTCACTGATGGATGTGACTAACCTACGTCAGGCAGAGCGACAGGCGGTGGTCAACAGGGAAGAAAAACTCTTCCTGGCCGAATCTATTCCGTTAATACTCTGGACAGCAGAACCAGATGGGAATGTGAACTTTGTCAATGAGCAGTTTATCGCTTATACCGGCAAGTCCCTCCAGGAATTACAGGAACAGGGATGGGGAAGTGTGATCCATACTGATGAAATAAAAGCCTGGAAAAATAGCCTGGAGCGCGCTGTCAGATTCAAGGAAGATTTCTCCATGGAGGTGCGTATATGTGATCATGAAGGCAATTTTCACTGGTTCCTGCACCGTACCCGTGCACAAAAGGATGCGGATGGAAAGTCGACTGCGCTGGTAGGTACCAGCACCGATATTCATGAGCAGAAACTGGCTGCGGAGATAATGGAGCAGCGTATAGAGGAGCGTACGCTTGCATTAAAACAGGCGAATGAGGACCTGGAATCCAGTAATGCCGAATTACAGCAATACGCTTTTGTCGCCTCTCATGACCTGAAGGAACCGCTCCGGAAGATCCATATGTTTGGTAACATGTTGAAAGACAGGTATCAGGCAGGTATGGAAGATAAGGCGCGCGACTATCTGAGCCGGATTATCGGGTCTTCAGCCCGTATGGCCAGTCTGATAGATGACCTGCTGCGTTTCTCCCGTTTATCGCAGGTCAGCTTCTTCGAACAGGCAGATCTGAAAGTGATTATCAATGAGATACTCTCTGATCTTGAGATACTTATACAGGAAAAGAATGCCAGGGTGACCGTATCGCCAATGCCGGTGATAGAAGCCGTTCCCGGACAGTTACGCCAGGTGTTCCAGAATCTGTTGAGCAATGCCTTTAAATTCTCCCGCAAAGATATTCAGCCGGTTATCAACATTACGGCTACCCGCATAAAAGAAAAAAAGTTTGATAGTCCGCAGGAAACGGACGGACCTTTTGTATGTATCTCTATCACAGACAACGGGATAGGGTTTGATGAAAAATACCTGGACAAAATATTTGTGCTCTTTCAGCGTTTGCATACGAAAGACAAATATGAAGGGACCGGTATCGGACTGGCGGTCACCCGCAAGATCATTGATAAGCATAATGGCCTGATCACTGCACATAGCCGTGAAAAAGAAGGTGCTACGTTTACCATTATCCTGCCTGTGAAACAAGACCAGCGTGCCGGTTAG
- a CDS encoding GAF domain-containing protein — protein MQKRNFDSTFCGSVPLHQINLIQPYGMLLVIRQADYKIVQVSENITVAVGRQAPEIVDTLLSDYIPASQMKELQRKLDEGLVNKLPFTLTFTGADGPRDYLAITHLSGEALILEIEALSPAGEENSFINIYQQLKYAMAAINAAPSIQVACETAAKQLKALSGYDKVMVYQFDKDWNGTVIAEEQEPGMESYLGLTFPASDIPRQARAMYLDNPYRMIPNREYVPVSLYPVINPLTNAFTDLSGCNLRSVPAVHLEYMKNMEIMTSMSCRILKDGQLWGLFSCHHRTAYQLPYEGRALFELLSDIIAARIQSLYYKEQSDEYTKLHDVHTRLVEQVFTGSDLTEGLLGREINVLQLLDGAGAAMMHNRRLETVGKVPDKNELKDLFLWLQSTSASGQVFQELHLPGTYEPSIQYAEIASGILVIPIQPNKGEFLVVFRPEVIQQVNWGGNPNEAVRFEKDNIQYHPRNSFSIWQQTVRNTALSWKQTEIQMAGLLRNFILEFIVRGLD, from the coding sequence ATGCAGAAAAGAAATTTTGATTCCACTTTTTGTGGAAGCGTACCCCTTCATCAGATTAACCTGATACAGCCCTATGGTATGCTGCTGGTAATCCGGCAGGCAGATTATAAGATTGTACAGGTCAGTGAAAATATTACAGTGGCCGTAGGCCGGCAGGCGCCGGAAATAGTGGATACCCTGTTGTCAGATTATATCCCGGCCAGCCAGATGAAGGAACTACAGCGCAAACTGGATGAAGGTCTGGTGAATAAACTGCCTTTTACCCTGACCTTTACAGGTGCGGATGGCCCTAGAGATTATCTGGCTATCACCCACTTGTCAGGGGAAGCGTTGATACTTGAAATAGAAGCATTGAGCCCGGCTGGTGAAGAAAATTCTTTCATCAATATTTATCAGCAGCTGAAGTATGCGATGGCCGCTATCAATGCGGCGCCGTCTATCCAGGTTGCCTGTGAAACAGCTGCAAAACAGCTGAAAGCCTTGTCCGGATACGACAAGGTAATGGTATACCAGTTTGACAAAGACTGGAATGGTACCGTGATCGCTGAAGAACAGGAACCTGGTATGGAATCTTATCTGGGCCTCACCTTCCCGGCATCTGACATTCCCCGTCAGGCCAGGGCGATGTACCTGGACAATCCTTACCGCATGATCCCCAACAGGGAATATGTGCCTGTAAGCCTTTACCCGGTGATCAATCCGCTGACTAACGCTTTTACTGACCTCTCCGGATGTAACCTGCGCAGTGTGCCTGCCGTACACCTGGAATATATGAAGAACATGGAGATCATGACTTCCATGTCCTGCCGTATCCTGAAAGATGGCCAGTTATGGGGACTGTTCTCCTGCCACCACCGTACGGCATACCAGTTGCCTTACGAAGGCAGGGCGTTGTTTGAATTGCTCTCAGATATTATCGCCGCACGTATCCAGTCGCTTTATTATAAAGAACAAAGTGACGAATACACGAAATTACACGATGTGCATACCCGCCTCGTAGAACAGGTATTTACCGGTAGTGACCTGACGGAGGGATTACTGGGGCGTGAAATAAATGTTTTACAGCTGCTCGATGGGGCTGGCGCTGCGATGATGCACAACAGGCGCCTGGAGACTGTTGGTAAAGTGCCTGACAAAAATGAACTGAAGGACCTGTTCCTCTGGTTGCAGAGTACTTCTGCTTCCGGCCAGGTATTCCAGGAACTTCATCTGCCAGGAACCTACGAACCCTCTATACAGTATGCGGAAATTGCCAGCGGTATACTGGTCATTCCTATCCAGCCTAATAAGGGAGAGTTCCTGGTGGTTTTCCGCCCGGAAGTGATTCAGCAGGTGAACTGGGGAGGAAATCCCAATGAGGCGGTACGTTTCGAAAAAGATAATATACAATACCATCCCCGCAACTCGTTTAGTATCTGGCAGCAGACGGTCCGTAATACAGCACTTTCCTGGAAGCAAACAGAAATCCAGATGGCTGGCTTGCTCCGTAACTTTATCCTGGAATTTATTGTTAGAGGCCTCGATTGA
- a CDS encoding biliverdin-producing heme oxygenase: protein MIELLRERTGKQHQELERVLIPSIKAANTPAAYIKLLQLFYGYYYPLEQHIAAHMDISFPGGFERRRKASLLLDDIAAISGAPATTPRCCTDIPEITDNAQALGAMYVLEGSTLGGQVICQILMRNLAAPELPKALSFFNGYGADTQSYWDTFVHYLQGYHGDETQQQKMLDAAAATFERFRLWALQQQGQ from the coding sequence ATGATCGAACTGTTAAGGGAACGTACGGGGAAACAGCATCAGGAACTTGAGCGTGTACTGATTCCCAGCATAAAAGCTGCCAATACGCCTGCCGCGTATATAAAGCTGTTACAACTTTTTTATGGTTACTATTATCCGCTGGAGCAGCATATTGCTGCACATATGGATATCTCCTTTCCAGGAGGTTTCGAACGACGGAGGAAAGCATCCCTTTTACTGGATGATATAGCCGCCATCAGCGGCGCACCTGCCACTACACCTCGCTGTTGCACAGATATACCTGAGATAACAGATAACGCACAGGCACTGGGCGCTATGTATGTGCTGGAAGGTTCTACACTGGGCGGACAGGTGATCTGTCAGATACTCATGCGGAACCTGGCAGCCCCCGAACTGCCAAAAGCATTGTCATTCTTTAATGGTTACGGCGCTGATACCCAGTCTTACTGGGATACCTTTGTACACTATTTGCAAGGATATCATGGTGATGAAACCCAGCAGCAAAAAATGCTGGATGCAGCAGCGGCTACTTTTGAGCGCTTCAGATTGTGGGCGCTCCAGCAACAGGGACAGTAA
- a CDS encoding response regulator produces MIKKVLRSRKCILVADDDADDKELIKVAFEESGADTELRFVENGEELMFYLNRQGKYADEEKYPFPSIILLDLNMPRKDGREALREIKEHASLKWLPIIILTTSTEAKDISKCYELGVNSYTIKPANFSDLVAFTRMLHTYWFTVVQLP; encoded by the coding sequence ATGATCAAAAAGGTGTTACGTAGCAGGAAATGTATACTTGTTGCAGATGATGACGCAGACGACAAGGAACTGATAAAGGTGGCCTTTGAAGAGAGTGGGGCAGACACTGAATTGCGTTTTGTCGAGAATGGAGAAGAATTGATGTTTTATCTTAACAGGCAGGGTAAATATGCCGATGAGGAAAAGTATCCATTCCCCAGCATTATTTTGCTCGATCTGAACATGCCGCGTAAAGACGGTCGTGAAGCACTGCGCGAAATAAAGGAACACGCCAGCCTGAAATGGTTGCCGATCATTATTTTAACTACCTCTACAGAGGCGAAGGATATCTCAAAATGTTATGAGCTGGGCGTAAATAGTTATACGATCAAACCCGCCAACTTTTCTGACCTGGTAGCGTTTACCCGCATGCTGCATACCTATTGGTTTACAGTTGTTCAGTTACCGTAG
- a CDS encoding S41 family peptidase has product MSSLLFACKKDKQSEPPPTPAEGSREQLTLDSIYLYAQQVYLWYDALPAYDVFNPRQYATGGNLLENYQRELYALTQIKINATTGEAFEYSGTPGHPKYSFITEESLDGGRQGTVDLNDKGDDLGIGLSANGNSDVRIRIVHPSSAAANAGLTRGMKVTALNGTPVTVNSGSFIESALAQGTVSITIQRDNGTTSTVNLTRKNYTTTAVLKTDILDAGAQKVGYIAYSRFSNYNVTKAALDQAFSKFTAAGVTALVVDLRYNGGGYTQTAEYMVNHIAPASLNGKVMYTEYFNTLLQNGQAPILKQQLYRNAAGETVMWNGHLATYADLDYSVTGNTFKFEDIGALNSVKQVVFIVSGSTASASELVINSLKPYMPVKLVGQTTYGKPVGFFGLRIDKYTVYLSNFSMKNADGFGDYFHGMDVDIPSSDDVMHDFGDPNEMCLMSALNYIEGHPAGRIGAIKPVVHMGPASFNGMIENRLKLH; this is encoded by the coding sequence TTGTCCAGTTTATTGTTTGCCTGCAAAAAAGACAAACAATCAGAGCCGCCGCCTACACCTGCTGAAGGTTCAAGAGAGCAGCTGACACTGGACTCCATCTATCTTTATGCCCAGCAGGTCTACCTGTGGTACGACGCGCTGCCGGCATATGATGTTTTTAATCCCAGGCAATATGCAACCGGCGGTAATCTGCTGGAGAACTACCAGCGGGAGCTATATGCCCTTACACAGATAAAAATCAATGCTACGACGGGAGAGGCTTTTGAGTATTCCGGTACACCCGGGCATCCCAAGTATTCTTTTATCACTGAAGAAAGCCTCGATGGAGGAAGACAGGGTACAGTTGACCTGAATGACAAAGGAGATGATCTTGGCATCGGTCTTTCCGCCAACGGGAACTCCGACGTACGTATCCGTATAGTACATCCTTCTTCCGCCGCCGCCAATGCCGGATTGACCCGTGGTATGAAAGTGACGGCCCTCAATGGCACCCCTGTTACGGTGAACTCAGGCTCTTTTATTGAATCGGCTCTGGCACAGGGAACCGTGTCCATCACGATTCAGAGAGACAATGGTACGACCAGTACGGTGAATCTTACCCGTAAAAATTATACGACTACTGCTGTGTTGAAAACAGATATACTCGATGCCGGTGCGCAGAAGGTAGGTTATATCGCATACAGCCGTTTCTCTAATTATAATGTAACAAAGGCAGCATTGGACCAGGCATTCAGTAAGTTTACCGCTGCAGGTGTTACCGCGCTTGTAGTGGACCTGCGTTATAACGGAGGTGGTTATACACAGACTGCCGAGTATATGGTGAATCACATCGCACCTGCTTCTCTGAACGGAAAGGTGATGTATACAGAATACTTCAATACCCTGTTGCAGAACGGCCAGGCGCCTATTCTGAAACAACAGCTGTATCGTAATGCCGCCGGAGAAACGGTAATGTGGAACGGGCATCTGGCTACCTATGCAGATCTGGACTATTCCGTGACCGGTAATACTTTCAAGTTTGAGGATATCGGCGCACTGAATTCTGTAAAACAGGTCGTTTTTATTGTGAGTGGTAGTACTGCTTCCGCAAGCGAACTGGTAATTAACAGCCTGAAACCATATATGCCGGTGAAACTGGTGGGGCAGACTACTTATGGAAAACCGGTTGGTTTCTTTGGTTTACGCATTGATAAATACACTGTATACTTGTCAAATTTCTCTATGAAGAACGCAGACGGATTTGGCGACTACTTTCATGGAATGGACGTAGATATTCCCTCTTCCGATGATGTTATGCACGATTTCGGAGATCCGAATGAAATGTGTCTGATGTCAGCGCTGAATTACATAGAAGGTCATCCTGCAGGCCGTATAGGAGCTATTAAGCCGGTTGTACACATGGGCCCGGCTTCCTTCAACGGTATGATCGAAAACAGGTTGAAACTGCATTGA